The following is a genomic window from Asterias amurensis chromosome 8, ASM3211899v1.
gcttctctgggtcgacccggtctgcTCCGATACGTTCCCGGGTCAGCCCAagtgcttgtggagtgggtcacttggggtgacctgaggtgcatgccgtcaccacgagagggcgagtgtgatcgttcggtTAGGTATTATCATCCCAAGgggcccacccgagtgagcactacggggtcgacccatggaagcttatcgaacgcacccactattgggtgcgttcgtttagcttccctgagtcgaccccggtctgccccggtgcgttcgaatagctttgacgtcattccagggggtTCAGgtggtcagcccccagtgccctgcttgtggagtgggtcacttggggactggccccaggtgcatgacgtcactacgagagcggtgagtgatcgttcgtttagctcttgtcgggggctcacccgagcgagcaccgcggggtagacccagggaagctatccGATCGCACCCATTAATTCcctaacctgcgccatctttgATTAATAATACAACCGTTTTTGTAGAGCGcattttccaaaggatacaaagcgctagGGATAATGCACCCAAAAACCCACAAGAGAAAAAAGAATAGCaagcaaaaatacaaaaagtgacagaatcaaaaacacattagatggaacgattaaacaaaatgtgtttttaaaagtcgTTTAAACTGTTCTACAATAGAAGCGTTCTGGATATTTGTTGGGAGTGAGTTCCAGTTGCGGGGACCAGCGATGGAGAATGCACGGTTTCAAAACTTCTTTGAGGATCGAGGTACCACCAGATTTTAGTTTGCTGAGATCTAATGTGTCTGAAATGTAGGACGGGAAAGTATTGGATAcagttttgaacatgttcagtGCCGTCTTAAAATTGATCCGCTGGTCGACTTGAAGCCAATGTAGATCCGTGAGCAGAGGTCTGGCATGGGAATATTTTGGCTTCTTATGGATCAGTCGAGCGGCCTTGTTTTGGAGTCTTTGTAAGCGGTTGAGATCATGTTGCTTCACTCCAGTGATATGTTCACTCATTGACATGGAGTTGTCAAAAGTTACTCCCAGGTTCCAAACGGATGAGACAGGATTGATGGTTGTGTTACCTTTGGTGAGTCTTAGTAGCTCAAGACGTTTGTATTGATATGGTGCTGATGCTATGAAaaactctgttttgttttcattcagcaTGAGTTTGTTTGCAAGCATCCAGGTTTGGACATCCTGGATACAGTTAGATAGCCTGAACAAGCAGCACTCAGCATCACACGGGATGGAAGGATCAAAATCTAGGTAGCTTTGAATGTCATCAGCGTACATGTGGTAGTTGACTCCATGCCGATGCACTTGCAGCATGGACCCAATGTGTTCTTCTTGTAAAGTAGGACGAGAACCACTGAAGAGGAGTTCCAGCGATCCCGAATTGATTACGAAAGCGTTGCAGTAGGATATCGTGGTCAAGGGTATCGAAAGCAGCAGAGAGGTCGATCATTACCAAGAAAACGGCTCTGCTGCTGACTATTATGCGAAGGATGTCGTTGTGTACCCCGAACAGAGCTGTCTCGGTGCTGTGACCAACTCTGTATGCTGACTGCAATGGGTCGAGTAGCTTGTGGTCGTCCAGGTATTGGGTGATTCGGGAGCAGACTACCGTTTCAATGACTTTGGACAGGTAGCGGATGTTAGAAA
Proteins encoded in this region:
- the LOC139940298 gene encoding uncharacterized protein, with amino-acid sequence MLQVHRHGVNYHMYADDIQSYLDFDPSIPCDAECCLFRLSNCIQDVQTWMLANKLMLNENKTEFFIASAPYQYKRLELLRLTKGNTTINPVSSVWNLGVTFDNSMSMSEHITGVKQHDLNRLQRLQNKAARLIHKKPKYSHARPLLTDLHWLQVDQRINFKTALNMFKTVSNTFPSYISDTLDLSKLKSGGTSILKEVLKPCILHRWSPQLELTPNKYPERFYCRTV